In Lathyrus oleraceus cultivar Zhongwan6 chromosome 2, CAAS_Psat_ZW6_1.0, whole genome shotgun sequence, the DNA window GTTTTGTTGGTTGCTTTGTTAGTCGGTTACAACTTATATATACAACACTTGGCGTTTCACTTTTGTACTGAATTTATCTTTCATGATTCATTAATTCAACTAGCCTAATGGACCTTACATCGTGTGTTCCTTTCCTAACACACCAATATCTTGATGTGTAATATTTTCCTCCTAATGTCTTATTTTCTTTTTACAGGCTATAAAAAAAAATTGCTATTTAAATCtgaaataaacaaaatataatCATACAAGGACACTCTGCTCTTAAAGCAACTCGAAAAGACTCTTCCCATTTCTCTCTCAAAAGAAAATGGAGATTGAAGAGTGGTTGAGATTTGATAGATAAGCCTTAGAAAGAGAAAAGATTGACTAGGTACATAAAGACAAAACAAGAATATTTAGTAGACCAAACAAAATCAAAGAATCTCAACTCCATCAAATGCAACGAAAATAAACCTTTCGAGTGATGCAATAGCAACTATATAAATATGCTAATGTTTTGTTGTATAATAATGAATTATAACAAAATGAATAATAGCACAATGTGTATTATTATGGCGTTAATGGGAGTAATTAGCATGAGTGTAGTGATTAGTTTAGTAGATGCACAAGTACTTCCAAGTTGTGGTAATCAAGTATTACCATGCATTGCGTACGTTAACTCAAGTAACCCACCAGACATATGCTGCGATCCGATTAAGGATCTATACGAAACACACGAAACATGTTTCTGTCAAATTGTTTCAACTCCTGGATTGTTTGAAACTTTTGGTTTCAAAATTGGTCAGGTTTTTCGAGTTATACACTTGTGTGGTGTCAAATTCGATACCACGTGCAAAGGTATGTCAAATGAAAACATCTATGTTTAATGTTTATTCAAATGAAAACACACTTGGATTAATGCTTTTATATCCTGAAATTTTATTTCAGCATCTTCTCCAACTCTTCCTATGTTGTCGGCGCAACCCCCAGGTAAAACCCTCTTAATTTCAGATTTTTATAGTTTATGTTATGGTTTATTGTATTTCAAAATTATAAGAATAACATCTACGTGATAAAATCTTTAataatattgattttttttaccAATATATATAACAGCAACTCGAGGCGATGAAGGAGGAGGAGACAAGATTGCTTTAACTAGAGTTGGCTACATATTATTTATTTGGGCATTTGTGTTCTTTGGTTAAAAAGAAAAGCACTTACGGGTCAAGAAAGTTTATTTGGTGGGAAACAGTAAATAGTCATTGTGTTTTCACAGTGAAAAAAATATTAGTATACTTAATACCGAAACTTCTATAAATTATAAATGTTTGTAATGCATATTTCTATATTTTAAAAATACTGTGTTTTTTAATTGTCAATATTTTAATATATTGTGTATTTAATGAGAGTGGTTTATCTCTCATACAATCAACTTTTTATTCTCTTAAAACGAAAATAGAAGTGTATGCATTATTATAAAAGGTGTCCTATTCAAACACACTTTTTAACACCAACATCAAAACAATATAAATTACAAAGAAAACGAAGTGTGCacaaacaaaaagaaatggtAACTTTGAGAATCTAGAAATGATGAGACGTGAATAATCGTTGATTTTGAATAGTGGTTTTGATCTTTTTTTCGGCGGTGTGGGATGGATATGCATAGTTAGCACTCCAACGTTTAAGTTCGTTCAAGATTTAAGACGAGTAAAGTGAAATTGGAGATCAGAGATTGTATACCTTCTTAAAATGTGTGAATTGTATATGTACATTGGGTCTAGTAGAGTGGATTTGAGATGGATTGGGCTTTAGTCCATTGGGCCTTTTGGTCGATCTAAAATAGTTGCCCTCAAGGCTTTGTCGGGCACTGAAGGAGCCGAGTGAGGCCTTAAGTAATTTAGATCGGCCTTCAAGTCAGGGTCCTGTGTGAAACGGAATTAGAACACTCCGGATTTTGTTTAAAGAGTTGTGGGGAGTAAGAGCATTAAACATTTTCTTGTCTTAAGAACGCTTCAATACCTGCTACCATCATGTCAGCCTAATGATCTTGTATTAGGGAATGATTTCCCTATTTAAGGCACTTGAGTGTCTCTGTTATTGAGCAGTGTGTTGATTGCCCTTGGGATTGATATTATACTTTAATTCGTGTCGTTAATGTTTGATAGGTTTCCTATGTAAGTTTGTTGGTTTCGTCTTATGGTATTCATTTGTCTCATTTGTGATTGTCTTTTTGCATCATTGAATATCGTCTCCTCTGTTTAAATTAATCATTTGCATTGTGATTCATTTTCCTCTTATCCAGGTATGTTGTCAAAGTTTTACTCTTTCTATTTGTCTTTTACATGGTCTGTTTTTACTGCCGACCTTTCGTCACTAACTCATCGGATCCACTTGTATGCAGTGGTAAGATATCCTTGATATGGCCACCAACTATGTCCGAGATTATTCATGGGTAGACCCTCGGTATTTATGGATCCCTTCAAAGCATGTTGAAAAGGGTGGTATGCCATACGTTCGAGGGGTGTTCCATCCCCTTCTGCTCCTGCATTTTCGAGAAGTTATGAGCACGGTTTCCCTTGACTGCTTTTGAAAAAAGGGCACTGAATCACCTTCGTGTTCCCCCGTCACAACTTCATCCTTGTGCCTGGGCTTTCGCGAGGATTTTTCAATATTAGTACGAGTATCAGGGAAAATGAACTTGGCTTCCATAAATCTTTTCTTCCATCTTTACAAAATTAATCCATTTTCCAAAAGCAAAGGAAATGGGCTCGTTTCTATTCTCCGTTTAAAAGTGAGATCTTACGTGTTTATATTGATAGTTGGAAAGGTTTCAAAGAGCACTATTTTATGGTTTACCTTTTCACTCATCTTACCCAATAATGAATTTTGCATTGTTCCTTCTACTTCTTCGTTCCTGTTGATCTATTATGAGCGAATGAGGCAATTTTGGTCTTTAGATCATTTTATTCATAAAGCTAGGGATTAATATGTTCCTTATGAATCCCTTACCGGTGTAGAAAAGAATATTAAAGAGACATTACTTTCCTTTTCTGATTTAGAAATATGTTGCCATGATGTTGCTAAGGCAAAGTCTATGGAGGAGACTTTTTGGTATCGTATATTCTCTTATTTTCTTAAAATAAGTGTCTTTAATAATTATCTTATTATTTAAACATCTGCTTTATGAAGATGGTCTAAAAAAAGAAAGGTTCATCGGTTGATAGTGTTGCTCCTATGTTAGATTTTGAGGCTCCTATAGTTGCTTCTACGTCTTCGAAAAGTCGAAGTAAGAAGAACCATTATTTTCTTGCTAACATAGGTCGGGGTAAAGCAATTGAACAGGGGAGTCATGCAAAGAAAGAGTCGAAGCATTCTGGAACTGTGTTAGATGTTCATTGGGGGAATAATTTGATCTCATTACCATCTGTGGTGGTAAGTCACCTACTGCAAACTGCAATAGAGATGAAATAATGTGTGTCGGTTGACGACTATAAGTGTATCTATCAACTCTATTCTGTTGGAAAATCTAGTTTGTTGGCTGAGTCTACCTACCAAGTCCTCCGGGTAGTTCCTCTTTTGAATCAGCTTGTGGTCGGTCATATCGATCTTGTGTTTTGTCGTTCTCTTATCAAGAGATTAAGGGCTCAAAAACTCGTTATAACTTGGATGAGGTGGAAGTGGTTATCTTTAAAAGATAATGTTATGAGTTGTGTGCCCGCTTGAGTGTAGTTTCTCCTTTTTTGGATAAAATGAAACAATTTGGGTCTCTAGTTACCCTATCCAACCTCATAACAGAACTTAGGAAGCTGTTTGAAGAGAAGGATCAAGATGCTCTCCAAAAATAAGTTAAGTTGGAAGCTTTGCCTCTTGTAGTTCAGAGTCTCACATCGGAGTTTGAGGATAATGAAGTTGGCCTAGCTGGAAGTATAGATTCTCTCCAGGAAGAATGGATCACTTTAAGTAACCAATTGTTTGTTATTTCCGACGAAGAGTTAAAAGAAGTTGTCTTTAATAATGTTCGGGGTCATTTGGAGTCTCTAGTGCCTGACCTTAAGGCATTTCATGACTCATTTTCTTTAGCATAACCCTTTTTAATTTGTACCTTTGATATTTTGATGTATTATATAGCTTTTATTATGTTGTACATTTTGATTACATTTCCTAGGTTCACCGAGATGCGATTATGCCTTTGAACTGTGCTCCAAGTCAAAGAGGATTGTTCCCAAGCCAAAGGTAGGATCCTCGTCCCCGCCCCTGAGGTATGACTCAAATTGAGGTGAACGTCTTCGGGTTCCACCACCTAACGCTTTTAGATTTGCTAGATCTGAATGGGAGTGCACCAACTATGCATCAATGTGTGTAATGCATTTTGAGTCGTATTAGATACACAAAAATGTGTTTAGTGTGTATCAAATATGCATGAATGTGCGGGATGCATTTTAAGTCATATCAAATACACAAAAATTTGTTTAGTCTGTATCAGATATGCAAGAATGCAGGTGACTTCATATTCCCTTATCTTGCATTATGGAGAACATGAAAGATCCCAATAACAAGAAAAGAGTAATATTCGTGTTAAATTCAATTAATTATACATAAATGGAATTACGACAGTTTATAAACTCCAATACTATGGTATTAGTATGAATTAATAATTGTAATATTGCTTCAGCTTAGTGATGTTCCATGTCCTCGGTACCTGTTCTCCTTATAGGTACTCTAAAAGATATGCTCCTCTTTCAGTGCCAGCTCGCACGTGGTAAGGTCTTCCCGATTAACAACTAGCTTCTCGTCTTGGGAATTCTTTGTTCTGATGTCTGCCCTTCTTAGTACTAGGTCCCCTGTATGGAATTCTCGGGGCCGAACTCAGAGATTGTAACCCAAAGTTATCCTTTGCTTAATGACTGCACTAGTCTAGGCGTCTTCCATTCTCTTTTCTTCTAAAAGGTCGACCTTTTCTCACATAGCTTTCTCGTTGCTTTTTGTTGGCAACAAATTTTCTTCTCCCCAACTCACCTCTCCAATCTTCATTGTGATAACAACTTTTGTCCCATATGTTAAAAAAAGGGTATCTCATGTGGTGGAATGGGTTATAGTACAATAGGCCCATAAAACATGCGGTTGTTCGTTGCCCAAATTGCCTTTGGCTTCCTCAAACCTCCTCTTCAAGCATCTCACTATCATTTGATTAGCAGCCTCAGCTTGACCGTTTGTTTAGGATGTTCCACTGATGCAAAATGTTGTTTAATTCTCAACTCTTCCAATAGGCTTTTTAGTTTTGTTTATCTATAACTTATGTTTTGTTATCTGTGACAATGGCTTGGGGAACTCAAAACCTGGCCAGTATATTTCTTTTAAAGAACTATATGACATTCGCCATATTAATATTAGCTAATTCTCGACCCCGGTCCATTTAGTAAAGTAGTCAACTGCAACTATAATATATTTGAGTTGCCCCAATTTCGGAGCTAAAGGGCCAAGGATATCCATTCCCCAATGCATGAACGGCAAGGGCGACATTAATATGTGGATTTCGGTAGTCAGAGCGTTGAAGATGTCACTGTGCTTTTAGCATTTATCTCTTCTTTTCATGTATTCCCGGGAGTCCTGAGCAATGGTTAGGTAGTAGTAGCCCGCTTTCATAGTCTTCTTAGCGAATGCCCTTTCTTCCAGGTGTTGTCCGACTATTTTTCATGTACCTTTAAGAGGGCGTAATCAGCTTAGGCTTTTCCAAAATACCTCGATATCGGTGTGGAAAAACCCCTTTTATACAAAGTCCCTTTAAACATGGTGTATTCCCTTAACATTTTTTTAACTAACATTGTGTCAAATGATCTATCATAAGTTTTTTGGACTCGATATATTGTTGAATCGAGGTCATCCATGAGGGTGAAACTGTGTTGATTATCACAACTAtttgtaagaacaagatttggtcCTACATGTGGAATTTAGTTTTGATAATGATAATAcattgtttcttagagaacaattttgtatCCTAATGGTTTTATCTAGTGTGTAGTTTTTGCTAACAGGTTCTGATTCTGAAGATTTGGCAAGTGATGTTATCAGATTTTTGACCCAACACACTCTGACTCTAAAGAGATACAAAAGTGCGCTTTACAAGATTATGTCAAGTTCTGGAATGCTCTTAAACAACGGTTCTAATGAATGTTTATACTAAATCTTCTGACTGTGACTCTGATATAAGAGCCTCTGAAGATTTGTTAAGCTCTCAAGATTATGCGCTCTCGAGTTCCGAAGACTCTGAAAACAAGGTTCTTAAGACTTTGAAGACAAGGTTCTGAAGACTCTCTACTCAATCTTGATTTTTCTAAACATGCTTCAACAAAATTTATTCATAAGACTttgaagattagaagataagatcaaaaggttttacGTGAGAAAAGTAGTACACAATACAAGTGAAAATGCTCATTCCACTATGCTAATTTTGTAGAATAAGGAttgtactattgtaccattttgtctcccACCTTTGCAGACCGTTATGCAAGGTGCCAGATCATTTGTGAAGATATCCATCCACACTCTCCAACGGATATTTTCAtttcctatataaaggagacttggaAGAATGAACATTTGTGGATTTACACTACTATCTCACAACGCTTTTGTTGAACTGATCATTATTATTGCGAATATAGAaaagaaaacacacacaaaggtTTTATTCATTTTTGTGTTATAAATTATTTGTACTAAAATTTGTGTAATCTGTTTTCTTAGAAGCAATCTTGTAAACATATTTCTTGTATCTCATTTATTGAGTTTGTATTTCTTGAGAGACTAGGGTTTGGTTAGGATTCTCAATAAGATATTGACGTGTTGTCTTTGTGTGTCtgtaatcagttgattatagtggattaagtccttgttaataagatgaaatcaccttggcgggtggattggactagctttgttaacagtgaaccaggataaaaataattgtgtttatttatttttgttcttgtTTCATCTTTGAGAGTTTTAGTTACGAAAAGTTTTGATCTTGGAAACCCAATTCaactcccccccccccccacacacacacaccctttcttgtgtttcttctcaccttcaattggcatcagagccCCCGTTCTAGTATTGGTAAGATTATCGAACACTTAACAGTGTCAGATAAAGATCTAATATGTGAAACACAATGGTGGCTATTCCACCTCCACCTCCACCTGTTGTAAATGATATAGATCACTATAACGCTAAACCACGTGTTTTTGATGGAGAAAGActtgattactggaaagatatAATAGAAAGCTTCTTTCTAGGTCGTGATGTATATTTATGGGATATAGTAGTTGATGGCTACGCACATCCTATTGACGCCAGCGACAACAAAATAAAAAGAAGAGTGATGACGAAACAATAAAAGAAAGATTATAAAAATCATCACAAAGTTAGAACTATCTTGATGAACGTCGTCTCATATACTGGGTACGAGAAGATAACAAATaaagactcttcaaagtcgatATTTGATTCTTTGTGGATGACTCACGAAGAAAATGCCCAAGTCAAAGAAACCAAGGCACTTGCCTTGATTCAAAAATATGAAGCATTCAAGATGGAAGACGATGAAACTattgagaacatgttctcaaggtttcaaaaTCTTGTGGCAGGATTGAAGGTCATGGACAAAAGGTATTCTACTGCTGATCACGTGAAGAACATCATCAGGAGTCTACCTAAAAgatggagacctatggtaactgcgttgaagttatcaaaggatctgaacaacgCCTCTCTTGAAGAACTTgatagttctttaagaagtcacAAAATTGAGCTTGAAGAAGATGAGCCCTATAGAAAACGCAAATGTGTTGCTCTGAAGTATTTGGGAAATTCtacaaagagaagaaaaaaaagtCTGATGGAtgtaacaacccattttttttagtattgaattattatactattattattataatttaatttaattatatggagtgttaattaattaattggtgtattaattcgTTATCTAGTGGATATAAGAAATAAgtaaataattgaattaattaattaaattgattgcatagtgagtggttaattatttaaatttaaatagaggtatttaaatattaggtattattgggcctagtgattaaattagatgatttaagcccaactagaatactattataaatagtaagagtgaaggaattgagaattagaattcacttgagcactgaaggcaatagagaaagaggagaggaaaagcgagaggagtcaaggtttccatcaaattgacaaggtaaggggggaaatccttattattatgggttagtatgattggtcaatgggtaggaacatgttttaggttgaaatccttaattggcattGTTTGGAATgattaggtcttgataaatactcttgaattgtgatgattaaattatgctaaaactgtgaatgaatatataattggatgagtcataattttctgaacgtgtagctttttacggaatcgaaatcggaggtctggaagtcctccaacgatgaaaaatgcggggaaatctgcattctgtttcgtgttagcgcaggaacagcattctgttttgcgttaaccggttaacccagggtgttaaccggttaacactgttataatattgaaaaattacattttgtcttgcgttaaccggttaacccagggcgttaaccggttaacactgttaaaaattaCCAAGgagcgcattctgttttgcgttaaccgattaacccagggcgttaaccgattaacactgtttgaaaagtgaaaaattgatatttaaatgttgtgtgtgttttggaatgaaatctatgtgtacagatttgatgattggcctatattggtgaacaatatattgtatgaatgtgtatgtataccattattgaattgtgaatgatttatggttatggatgtgtatatgtaatcgtaattgatgtgttgtgatgaatgtgtatatgtaccaattatgagtcatggtgatatgtgggatgttaagacggtatatagatggtcttaattgcatatgtgttggtatgtgtgcattcattcttagcatggttgacttcattgtggaagtggttaagcggtgatccttcattggaaacagacgtagcagacgttaatccttaagtgggattaggcgtagtatttaagcgatgatccttcattggaaacagacgtagcagacgttaatccttaattgggattaggcgtagtattaagcggtgatccttaattggaaacagacgtagggctttggtcttgtccggatcggaagcgtggcttggattctagatattgaatcggaaagcggtgaaactttgagttcacattgaggtaccacatgcatggagtcacattgtcttgcattgagtcgtctatagttacGTGATCActgaatgcatgtattgatgtgaatgcgatgtacgtttgaaatatgtgagatgattgttgattaatattattgacgtgatgataccaagtgtgatgaattcttaaattgtgttttaattcattgtgccttattatgctatttcataatgattttgaattctcaccctttctgtttgaatgttacctttacatgggtatcgtgcagatactacagagtagtattgctggagtaggtggacggtagcttgctcaagaatagctggagagtttccgtatttagtttgaatttaggtaatgagtcaatgctctggtcatgtaacactgggtagattagtggtattgaactcatatcttattttgatatgctttatgtcattaattgttttattttatttgaagtgattattgagagatgatcatggtatgggacatggatcatattatgaaatacatgagtattcttattttccgctgcgaacgcatattgctcGAATATccatgatgagtgaaatgtgttattttgaatgaccaggtgtattgttggtttttgaaagttttaagtttcgaaaacgtcgatgtgacgcccttttctttatatgcgtgcttatttactctgattatgtgctaaataatttggggtagaaaaaggggtgttacattagtggtatcagagcatggttgaccagttggtcaatagtagtaggttttccgtggtatttgatttgtgtatctgacacgatcgatactgtttgtttgatgtttcgggttgttaggacaatggttgcaggcaggaatgacgatgccattgctgaggcgctgaggatgcTGGCTGAATCCATGGGTCAGATCCATCAAGCGAATGCCCACCAAGCGAATGCGAATGCCGGTAACCAAAagggagatgatgatgagttccatgctttggggagattccagcagaacaatcctcctatctttgagggtgagcatgcacctgagaaagctcaagcttggctgaaagcaattgagaagatcttcagagtcatgaactgtactgatgctcagaaagtgcagtttggtacccatatgcttgagaaggaagctgaagattggtggaataacactcttcaggggttcgaagaagacaacattgaagttacttggactcttttccgtgataccttcttggagaactatttcccagaagattgtcgtgggaagaaagaggtggagttccttgaattgaagcaaggaaatggtattgttgctgattatgctgctagatttcaggagcttatcaagtattgtcctcattacaatactgtTAATGTtgagagatctaaatgtttgaagtttgtgaatggcttgagacatgatatcaagaaggccattggttaccaacagattactcgttttacagaattggttaacaagagccggatttatgacgaggatagtagggagagtgcttctgtctacaagagtctgaaggggaaaaaccaagatcggggaaaaccatatgatgacaagaggagacaatctagcgttggcaagaagccaagtgggggagtaTCTCCTAGTCCACTTAAGTGCTTCAAATGTGGTGTGGAAGGCCATCGTGCTACGGAGTGTAGTAGAGATTCTGGGAAGTGTTTCAATTGTGGCAGGATGGGTCACAGAGCAAACCAGTGTAGGGTTGGTTCGAacgtaacttgtttcaactgtggtgagaaaggtcacattagttcgcaatgtgataagccgaagaaggagcaattaaaaggaaaggtgtttgcattgtctggtgcggagaccactaccgatgatagactaatccaaggtacgtgctttattaatggtacacctttgattgccattattgataccggtgcaacacattctttcatttctttggattgtgctaagaggctgaatctcatattatctgatatgcgtagaagtatgattattgatacacctgctatgggttctgtttctacttcctatgtgtgtttgaattgtccgttgagtatatttggtagggattttggaattgatttagtttgtcttccgttagagaaactcgacgtgattttgggtatgaattggttaaaagttaaccgggtgtatatcaactgtttcgagaagacggttatttttcctgaggttgatgctaaggaagattggtgtgtgtctgctaagcaagtggatgaatcggtgcaagatggtgccgagttgtttatgttgttggcaactttggatattcgggagaagaggacgatcgaagaactgccaatagtttgtgaatttggggaggtatttccggaagatataagtgatttatcgccggaacgtgaggttgagttttcgattgatttagttcctggaactagtcctgtatcgatggctccctatcgaatgtccgcttctgagttgaaagagttgaagagtcaacttgaagacttactcgagaagaagtttattcgtcctagtgtatcgccgtggggtgcacctgtgctattggtcaagaagaaagaaggttctatgagattatgtgttgattatagacaactgaataaagtgacgattaagaacaagtatccactcccgaggattgacgatctgatggatcagctggttggagcttgtgtgtttagaaaaattgatttgaggtctgggtatcatcagattcgtgtaaaggctgaggatattcagaagactgcttttaggacaaggtacggtcactacgagtactccgtgatgccttttggggtgacgaatgcacctggtgtatttatggagtatatgaatagaatctttcatgattatctggataagtttgtagttgtgttcatcgatgatatattgatttattccaagggCGAAGAGGGGCATGCAGAGCATTTGAAAGTcgtgttatcggtgttgaaagagaggaagttgtttgctaaactctctaaatgcgaattttggttgagtgaagtaagttttcttggtcatgtgatttcgaGCAGTGGTATTTCTATGGATCCTACGAAGATCGAagctgtatctcagtgggaagctcctaagtttgttgctgagattcgaagtttccttggtttggctggttattataggaagttcattgagggattttctaagttgtcgttaccgttgacgcagttgactaggaagggtcaagctttcattttgacttcgcagtgtgaagcgaattttcaagagcttacGAGAAGATTGACTAtggctcctattttgattttaccggatccgttagaaaccttcgttgtgtattgtgatgcttctttgttgggtttgggaggtgttctgatgcaaaagGGGTAAGTGGTAGCTTATTCTTCAAGGCAACTCAAggttcatgagaagaattatccgacacatgatttagagttagccgccgttgtgtttgtgttgaagctttggaggcattacttgtttggatcga includes these proteins:
- the LOC127121570 gene encoding non-specific lipid transfer protein GPI-anchored 7 produces the protein MNNSTMCIIMALMGVISMSVVISLVDAQVLPSCGNQVLPCIAYVNSSNPPDICCDPIKDLYETHETCFCQIVSTPGLFETFGFKIGQVFRVIHLCGVKFDTTCKASSPTLPMLSAQPPATRGDEGGGDKIALTRVGYILFIWAFVFFG